GCGGGGAGGGTTTCTGGGACTACCTGACGTACGATCCCGGTTCGCACCGGCTGTTCATCACCCGCGGTACGCACGTGATGGTGGTGAGCACCGATACCTGGAAGGTGACGGGCGACGTCCCCGACACCGCGGGCGTGCACGGCGTGGCCCTGGCCGGGGGACGCGGCTACACCAGCAACGGCCGCGAAGCCATGTCCACCGTCTTCGACCTGGCTACGCTGAAGGTGCAGG
This window of the Terriglobales bacterium genome carries:
- a CDS encoding YncE family protein — its product is MKARCLCGLLLVMLLLCLVPAATAGSPPHYKLTKTVVLGGEGFWDYLTYDPGSHRLFITRGTHVMVVSTDTWKVTGDVPDTAGVHGVALAGGRGYTSNGREAMSTVFDLATLKVQ